The Malus domestica chromosome 06, GDT2T_hap1 genome has a segment encoding these proteins:
- the LOC103454650 gene encoding BTB/POZ domain-containing protein POB1-like isoform X2, which translates to MRKANVDLSRPRMITDSGASPSGLAGESGGSDKEVQDFAFAFNDRNFSDRVLVIEIVPDSPEAKLDVVGCSTVSDWARNRKRRRAEIKRDSAEDIAVHREELVLNCNMPDTEDNTVFDNQDEEAAAMNEYPSAVGVNLGDDLAWNLDCHTVIKVRTLHVSSPILAARSPFFYKLFSNGMRESEQRQVSLRIHESEEAPLLEVLNFMYSNTLSVMTPTGLLDVFKVADKFEVASCMRDCSRSLQKLPMTRESALLYLGLPSSILIADAVQPLTDAAKQFLAERYKEITKFQDEVLSLPLAGIEAVLSSNDLQVASEDSIYDFVLKWARTNYPKLEERREILGQRLGRLIRFPQMSCRKLKKVLTCSDFDPGLATKIVLEALFYKSETPHRQRTLAAADSNAAYRRFVDRSYKYRPVKLVEFVEPRLQCSVFLDLKWEECARLFPAGRVYSQPFFLGGQGFFLSAHCNLDQQSLFHCFGLFLGMQEKGSASFTVDYEFSARSKPGEEFLTKFKGNYTFTGGKAVGYRNLLGIPWTAFMADDSIYFLNSVLHLKAELTIKQ; encoded by the exons atgaggaaagcGAACGTCGATCTCTCCCGTCCTCGCATGATTACGGACTCGGGCGCATCGCCGAGTGGGCTCGCCGGCGAGTCGGGTGGCTCCGACAAGGAGGTCCAAGACTTCGCCTTTGCCTTTAACGACAGAAATTTCTCTGATCGGGTTTTGGTGATCGAAATCGTACCCGATTCGCCGGAGGCCAAATTGGATGTCGTTGGATGCTCCACGGTCTCCGATTGGGCGCGTAACAGAAAGCGACGGAGGGCGGAGATTAAGAGAGACAGTG CTGAGGACATTGCTGTGCACCGTGAGGAGCTGGTCTTAAATTGTAACATGCCAGATACGGAGGATAATACGGTATTTGATAATCAGGACGAGGAAGCTGCGGCAATGAATGAGTATCCTTCTGCTGTGGGAGTAAATTTAG GAGACGACTTGGCCTGGAACCTGGACTGTCATACAGTTATTAAGGTTAGAACCTTACATGTCAGTTCTCCAATCTTAGCAGCAAGGAGTCCATTTTTCTATAAG TTGTTTTCAAATGGGATGAGAGAGTCAGAGCAACGCCAAGTGTCTCTAAGAATTCATGAATCTG AAGAAGCACCCCTCTTGGAAGTTCTTAATTTCATGTATAGTAACACCTTATCCGTGATGACACCTACTGGTTTGTTGGACGTGTTCAAGGTTGCTGACAAATTTGAGGTTGCATCTTGCATGAGAGATTGCAGTAGGTCTTTGCAGAAGTTGCCTATGACTCGTGAGTCTGCTTTGCTTTATTTGGGCCTTCCATCTAGTATTTTGATAGCAGATGCAGTTCAGCCACTGACAGATGCAGCAAAGCAGTTTCTTGCTGAACGCTACAAAGAGATAACCAA GTTCCAGGATGAGGTGCTGAGCTTGCCCCTTGCTGGTATTGAGGCTGTACTGTCTAGTAATGATCTCCAGGTGGCGTCAGAGGATAGTATTTATGATTTTGTGCTAAAGTGGGCTCGGACCAATTACCCAAAACTAGAAGAACGACGAGAAATCCTTGGCCAACGCCTTGGTCGGCTCATTCGTTTTCCACAAATGTCTTGCCGAAAGCTTAAGAAGGTCCTAACCTGCAGCGACTTTGATCCTGGACTTGCAACAAAGATAGTGCTGGAGGCTTTATTTTATAAGTCTGAGACACCGCACAGGCAGCGCACCCTAGCTGCAGCGGATTCCAATGCTGCCTATCGGCGCTTTGTGGATCGGTCTTACAAGTACCGGCCAGTAAAACTGGTGGAATTTGTAGAACCCCGTCTACAGTGTAGTGTGTTCCTGGACCTGAAGTGGGAAGAGTGTGCACGTTTGTTTCCAGCAGGCCGTGTGTACTCACAGCCTTTTTTCCTCGGTGGGCAGGGATTCTTCTTGTCAGCCCATTGCAACTTGGACCAACAAAgcttatttcattgctttggGCTGTTTTTGGGGATGCAAGAGAAGGGATCGGCTAGTTTTACAGTTGACTATGAGTTCTCAGCAAGATCAAAGCCCGGAGAGGAGTTTTTGACCAAATTCAAGGGAAATTACACTTTCACCGGAGGCAAGGCTGTTGGGTATCGAAACTTGCTTGGCATACCCTGGACTGCGTTCATGGCCGACGACAGTATCTATTTCCTCAATTCCGTTCTCCATCTCAAGGCTGAGCTCACCATCAAGCAATGA
- the LOC103454650 gene encoding BTB/POZ domain-containing protein POB1-like isoform X1 produces the protein MRKANVDLSRPRMITDSGASPSGLAGESGGSDKEVQDFAFAFNDRNFSDRVLVIEIVPDSPEAKLDVVGCSTVSDWARNRKRRRAEIKRDSAEDIAVHREELVLNCNMPDTEDNTVFDNQDEEAAAMNEYPSAVGVNLENFVGDDLAWNLDCHTVIKVRTLHVSSPILAARSPFFYKLFSNGMRESEQRQVSLRIHESEEAPLLEVLNFMYSNTLSVMTPTGLLDVFKVADKFEVASCMRDCSRSLQKLPMTRESALLYLGLPSSILIADAVQPLTDAAKQFLAERYKEITKFQDEVLSLPLAGIEAVLSSNDLQVASEDSIYDFVLKWARTNYPKLEERREILGQRLGRLIRFPQMSCRKLKKVLTCSDFDPGLATKIVLEALFYKSETPHRQRTLAAADSNAAYRRFVDRSYKYRPVKLVEFVEPRLQCSVFLDLKWEECARLFPAGRVYSQPFFLGGQGFFLSAHCNLDQQSLFHCFGLFLGMQEKGSASFTVDYEFSARSKPGEEFLTKFKGNYTFTGGKAVGYRNLLGIPWTAFMADDSIYFLNSVLHLKAELTIKQ, from the exons atgaggaaagcGAACGTCGATCTCTCCCGTCCTCGCATGATTACGGACTCGGGCGCATCGCCGAGTGGGCTCGCCGGCGAGTCGGGTGGCTCCGACAAGGAGGTCCAAGACTTCGCCTTTGCCTTTAACGACAGAAATTTCTCTGATCGGGTTTTGGTGATCGAAATCGTACCCGATTCGCCGGAGGCCAAATTGGATGTCGTTGGATGCTCCACGGTCTCCGATTGGGCGCGTAACAGAAAGCGACGGAGGGCGGAGATTAAGAGAGACAGTG CTGAGGACATTGCTGTGCACCGTGAGGAGCTGGTCTTAAATTGTAACATGCCAGATACGGAGGATAATACGGTATTTGATAATCAGGACGAGGAAGCTGCGGCAATGAATGAGTATCCTTCTGCTGTGGGAGTAAATTTAG AAAATTTTGTAGGAGACGACTTGGCCTGGAACCTGGACTGTCATACAGTTATTAAGGTTAGAACCTTACATGTCAGTTCTCCAATCTTAGCAGCAAGGAGTCCATTTTTCTATAAG TTGTTTTCAAATGGGATGAGAGAGTCAGAGCAACGCCAAGTGTCTCTAAGAATTCATGAATCTG AAGAAGCACCCCTCTTGGAAGTTCTTAATTTCATGTATAGTAACACCTTATCCGTGATGACACCTACTGGTTTGTTGGACGTGTTCAAGGTTGCTGACAAATTTGAGGTTGCATCTTGCATGAGAGATTGCAGTAGGTCTTTGCAGAAGTTGCCTATGACTCGTGAGTCTGCTTTGCTTTATTTGGGCCTTCCATCTAGTATTTTGATAGCAGATGCAGTTCAGCCACTGACAGATGCAGCAAAGCAGTTTCTTGCTGAACGCTACAAAGAGATAACCAA GTTCCAGGATGAGGTGCTGAGCTTGCCCCTTGCTGGTATTGAGGCTGTACTGTCTAGTAATGATCTCCAGGTGGCGTCAGAGGATAGTATTTATGATTTTGTGCTAAAGTGGGCTCGGACCAATTACCCAAAACTAGAAGAACGACGAGAAATCCTTGGCCAACGCCTTGGTCGGCTCATTCGTTTTCCACAAATGTCTTGCCGAAAGCTTAAGAAGGTCCTAACCTGCAGCGACTTTGATCCTGGACTTGCAACAAAGATAGTGCTGGAGGCTTTATTTTATAAGTCTGAGACACCGCACAGGCAGCGCACCCTAGCTGCAGCGGATTCCAATGCTGCCTATCGGCGCTTTGTGGATCGGTCTTACAAGTACCGGCCAGTAAAACTGGTGGAATTTGTAGAACCCCGTCTACAGTGTAGTGTGTTCCTGGACCTGAAGTGGGAAGAGTGTGCACGTTTGTTTCCAGCAGGCCGTGTGTACTCACAGCCTTTTTTCCTCGGTGGGCAGGGATTCTTCTTGTCAGCCCATTGCAACTTGGACCAACAAAgcttatttcattgctttggGCTGTTTTTGGGGATGCAAGAGAAGGGATCGGCTAGTTTTACAGTTGACTATGAGTTCTCAGCAAGATCAAAGCCCGGAGAGGAGTTTTTGACCAAATTCAAGGGAAATTACACTTTCACCGGAGGCAAGGCTGTTGGGTATCGAAACTTGCTTGGCATACCCTGGACTGCGTTCATGGCCGACGACAGTATCTATTTCCTCAATTCCGTTCTCCATCTCAAGGCTGAGCTCACCATCAAGCAATGA
- the LOC139196874 gene encoding uncharacterized protein: MKVSMVRLLSRRLWNRGATNFSCFKIPLRTMPMPHVKRLAFVHQNLGNWSSHYYSLPGYSLVSSVIGFTVYDASNTSSKRTAKLSLNTMGKPILVQFPNLTLDRSTSVAEKCASFFANGTVFLSEMRLPGYVGIVSSKRLKTKKIQTMEKQAKEDLILENRCVYGSKISCAAFTRTMPALENGYPCRSSSDYFILSHHMSTLVTQNEPSD, encoded by the exons ATGAAAGTCTCCATGGTGAGGCTTTTAAGCCGCCGGTTGTGGAATAGAGGAGCTACTAACTTCAGCTGTTTCAAAATTCCATTAAGAACCATGCCAATGCCTCATGTGAAAAGACTGGCTTTTGTGCATCAAAATTTGGGCAATTGGTCATCTCATTACTACTCTCTTCCAGGTTACTCACTAGTCTCTTCTGTTATTGGTTTTACAGTTTATGATGCATCGAATACAAGTTCGAAGAGAACCGCAAAGCTCAGTCTCAACACTATGGGGAAACCTATATTGGTTCAGTTTCCGAATCTCACATTGGACAGAAGCACAAGCGTCGCGGAAAAATGTGCATCATTTTTTGCCAATGGGACGGTTTTCCTCAGTGAAATGAGATTACCTG GTTATGTTGGGATTGTATCGTCAAAGCGTTTAAAGACAAAGAAGATCCAAACAATGGAGAAACAAGCTAAGGAGGATTTGATTCTCGAAAACAGGTGCGTTTACGGTAGTAAAATATCTTGTGCTGCATTTACAAGAACAATGCCAGCCCTTGAGAATGGTTATCCATGTCGCAGTTCATCGGATTACTTCATCTTAAG